One part of the Tunicatimonas pelagia genome encodes these proteins:
- a CDS encoding UDP-N-acetylmuramoyl-tripeptide--D-alanyl-D-alanine ligase — MKTTEELYKVFLRCGKVSTDTRKIESDSMFFALKGANFNGNQFADEALEKGASYAVIDETEFQQDERFLLVEDVLTALQELAHHHRMQLDIPVIGINGTNGKTTTKELLHAVLSQKYQTLATKGNLNNHIGVPLTLLEITKDIEIAIIELGANAVGEIATLCQIAHPTYGLTTNIGKAHMEGFGGLEGAIRGESEQYDYMRKTKGTVFINSQNPILSNMAKRFGKPYFYPAEGDYFHCEFISADPFVCYRHESGQEVETQLLGGYNFENISAALCIGKFFGVPTEQANKAVAYYQPSNKRSQIVKKDSNTIILDAYNANPDSMQAAIENLKAMQAPQKVAILGDMYELGEDSPQEHRAIGEQLASARFTQVFLCGELMKDTADAYPQAHYFPQKEDLEAFLKENPIQESIVLLKASRGIALETLVDLF; from the coding sequence ATGAAAACCACTGAAGAGCTATACAAAGTATTTCTGCGTTGCGGGAAAGTATCTACCGATACCCGGAAGATTGAATCTGATAGTATGTTTTTTGCCCTAAAGGGGGCGAACTTTAACGGAAACCAGTTTGCGGATGAAGCTTTGGAAAAAGGAGCGAGCTACGCTGTAATCGATGAAACAGAATTTCAGCAAGATGAGCGTTTTCTGTTGGTAGAAGATGTGCTTACCGCTCTACAAGAACTAGCCCACCACCATCGGATGCAGTTAGATATTCCCGTAATTGGCATCAACGGAACCAATGGAAAAACCACTACTAAAGAACTGCTTCACGCCGTACTAAGTCAGAAATACCAAACTCTAGCTACTAAAGGAAATCTCAATAACCACATTGGCGTACCACTAACTTTGCTAGAGATTACCAAAGATATTGAGATTGCAATTATCGAACTGGGAGCCAACGCGGTGGGCGAGATTGCTACTCTCTGTCAGATTGCCCACCCCACCTACGGGCTAACCACTAATATCGGCAAAGCTCACATGGAAGGTTTTGGTGGATTGGAGGGAGCGATTCGGGGCGAGAGTGAGCAGTACGACTATATGCGGAAAACCAAGGGTACCGTGTTCATCAACTCCCAAAACCCGATCTTAAGTAATATGGCCAAGCGGTTCGGCAAGCCGTATTTTTATCCAGCGGAAGGTGATTACTTCCACTGTGAATTTATTTCAGCTGACCCTTTTGTTTGCTATCGGCACGAGAGTGGGCAGGAAGTAGAAACCCAGTTGCTAGGTGGTTATAATTTTGAGAATATTTCGGCAGCATTATGCATTGGTAAGTTCTTTGGGGTTCCGACCGAACAAGCCAATAAAGCGGTAGCATATTATCAACCGTCTAACAAGCGTTCGCAGATTGTAAAAAAGGATAGCAACACCATCATTCTGGATGCCTACAATGCCAACCCTGATTCTATGCAAGCGGCAATTGAAAACCTGAAAGCCATGCAAGCTCCTCAGAAAGTAGCCATTCTGGGTGATATGTACGAGTTGGGCGAAGACAGTCCGCAGGAACACCGAGCAATTGGCGAACAATTAGCCTCAGCCAGATTTACTCAAGTATTTCTCTGTGGTGAACTAATGAAAGATACTGCTGATGCTTACCCTCAAGCTCATTACTTTCCCCAAAAAGAAGACTTAGAGGCATTTTTGAAAGAAAATCCTATTCAAGAAAGCATAGTATTGTTAAAAGCTTCGCGGGGTATTGCACTAGAGACATTGGTGGATCTATTTTGA